In Candidatus Rokuibacteriota bacterium, the following are encoded in one genomic region:
- a CDS encoding MoaD/ThiS family protein, producing the protein MRVEVKLFATLAGYLPQAPDGGSATVEVADRSTVGQLVRSLKIPDGMPAIILVNGRDAAPEQVLQDGDVLVMFPPLAGGR; encoded by the coding sequence AGGGTCGAGGTCAAGCTTTTCGCCACGCTCGCGGGGTACCTCCCCCAGGCTCCGGATGGCGGCAGCGCGACCGTGGAGGTCGCCGACCGGAGCACGGTCGGCCAGCTCGTCCGGTCCCTCAAGATCCCCGACGGGATGCCGGCCATCATACTGGTCAACGGGCGCGACGCCGCCCCCGAGCAGGTGCTCCAGGACGGTGACGTCCTCGTGATGTTTCCGCCGCTGGCCGGTGGACGCTAG